In one window of Zingiber officinale cultivar Zhangliang chromosome 11A, Zo_v1.1, whole genome shotgun sequence DNA:
- the LOC122032330 gene encoding uncharacterized protein LOC122032330 — MGGEGSNPSCCCHFHPKQEMVGVCALCLRERLLVLASNYPQKTLKKQTKSRIRIGKVFALLSFFHLSHPNKKFDEEAASASISSLEESFISIKFEENGQASWHNNKSLPPSSGFVGQLALYWKSEKEDPTNRTRTSSSASSCYDVKVDERLVKARKGWMKSITRKR; from the exons ATGGGAGGAGAAGGcagcaaccctagctgctgctgcCATTTCCATCCCAAGCAAGAGATGGTGGGAGTGTGTGCTCTCTGCTTGAGAGAAAGGCTCCTGGTTTTGGCCTCTAATTATCCACAAAAAACACTGAAGAAGCAGACCAAATCCAGAATCAGGATTGGTAAAGTATTTGCTCTCCTTTCCTTCTTCCACCTCTCTCATCCCAACAAGAAGTTTGACGAGGAAGCTGCTTCTGCTTCCATCTCCAGCCTCGAAG AATCATTCAtatcaatcaaatttgaggagaatGGGCAAGCATCATGGCACAATAACAAAAGCCTGCCACCGTCCAGTGGCTTCGTTGGTCAGTTGGCACTGTATTGGAAGAGCGAGAAGGAGGATCCCACTAACAGGACGAGAACAAGCAGCAGTGCGAGCAGTTGTtatgatgttaaggtggatgagAGATTGGTCAAGGCAAGGAAAGGGTGGATGAAGAGCATAACAAGGAAGAGGTGA